In the Nodosilinea sp. PGN35 genome, one interval contains:
- a CDS encoding DUF4149 domain-containing protein yields the protein MNSLSHPTAKTTPWVGAVLFALMFWFSSSLLMDFVIMPGLFVGGMMSQPDFGSAGYAMFWVFNRLELLCAGVILTGLLAARQSRPQRPVEASGLRSRWAVELGLGLLALTLVLTYAVAPAMGALGAALDPFATTVEIPGAMNQMHGLYFGLEAVKLLGCGALLGLLYGDLNRAEDL from the coding sequence ATGAATTCGCTATCTCACCCCACCGCTAAAACCACCCCCTGGGTCGGGGCGGTTTTGTTTGCGCTGATGTTTTGGTTCAGCAGCAGCCTGCTGATGGATTTTGTCATTATGCCGGGGCTGTTTGTCGGCGGCATGATGAGCCAGCCCGACTTTGGCTCGGCGGGCTACGCCATGTTTTGGGTGTTTAATCGCCTGGAGCTGCTCTGCGCTGGCGTCATTTTGACCGGACTGCTGGCGGCTCGGCAGTCTCGCCCCCAGCGCCCGGTCGAGGCCAGCGGCTTGCGCAGCCGCTGGGCTGTGGAATTAGGGCTCGGCCTGTTGGCTCTGACCCTGGTGCTCACCTACGCCGTAGCACCGGCCATGGGTGCCCTGGGTGCGGCGCTAGATCCCTTCGCCACCACCGTTGAGATACCCGGCGCAATGAACCAGATGCACGGGCTGTACTTTGGCTTAGAAGCCGTTAAGCTGCTGGGCTGCGGCGCACTGTTGGGTTTGCTCTACGGCGATCTCAACCGAGCTGAAGACCTATAG
- the sodX gene encoding nickel-type superoxide dismutase maturation protease codes for MISPPCPPPSQLRHSQLTDMVLWLWRQRRRFRIVGESMLPLLEPGTEVLIDPWAYRQRRPQPGDLVVAYHPRQPGLRLIKWVVYVDEDGCFLQGLNAAASSDSREFGLVPWPQIVGQVVCRFP; via the coding sequence GTGATTTCCCCGCCGTGCCCGCCGCCGTCGCAGTTGCGTCATAGTCAGCTCACCGATATGGTGTTGTGGCTATGGCGTCAGCGGCGGCGGTTTCGCATTGTAGGGGAGTCGATGCTGCCGCTGCTAGAGCCCGGTACGGAAGTGTTGATTGACCCCTGGGCCTACCGTCAGCGGCGGCCGCAGCCGGGGGATTTAGTGGTGGCCTACCATCCTCGCCAGCCGGGCCTGCGGCTGATCAAATGGGTGGTCTATGTGGATGAGGACGGCTGTTTCTTGCAAGGGCTCAATGCTGCGGCTAGCTCCGACAGTCGGGAGTTTGGTCTGGTGCCCTGGCCGCAGATTGTGGGGCAGGTGGTGTGTCGGTTTCCCTAG